The following proteins are encoded in a genomic region of Nicotiana sylvestris chromosome 4, ASM39365v2, whole genome shotgun sequence:
- the LOC104242869 gene encoding uncharacterized protein, whose protein sequence is MALEWVVLGYAAAAEAVMVILLTLPGAYAVRKGLISVTRNLLKPFLSVVPFCVFLLLDIYWKYETRPRCKSAESCTPTELMRHQKSVMKSQRNALLIAAALMFYWLLYSVTRLVTRVEMLNQRVEKLQNQE, encoded by the coding sequence ATGGCGTTAGAATGGGTAGTTTTAGGCTACGCCGCGGCAGCAGAAGCGGTGATGGTAATCCTTTTAACACTTCCAGGTGCATACGCTGTACGTAAAGGTCTAATATCCGTTACACGAAACCTTCTCAAGCCTTTTCTTTCAGTGGTTCCGTTCTGTGTTTTCTTGTTATTGGACATATACTGGAAATACGAGACTCGCCCGAGGTGTAAGTCGGCCGAGTCGTGTACCCCGACGGAGCTGATGCGACACCAGAAATCTGTAATGAAAAGCCAGCGTAATGCGCTGTTGATTGCCGCTGCGTTGATGTTCTATTGGTTGCTTTACTCTGTGACTCGGTTGGTTACGAGAGTTGAAATGTTGAATCAGCGAGTTGAGAAGTTGCAGAACCAGGAATAA